One stretch of Paenibacillus sp. AN1007 DNA includes these proteins:
- a CDS encoding sulfite exporter TauE/SafE family protein, which yields MDLLLFFIMFILGLIGSFFSGLLGIGGAIINFPLLLYVPEMAGLQPFTAHQVSAISMFQVFFASLAGVLAFRSRAKAGKAGGAVIDPGLVLYMGSSILVGSLIGGLISGLLDERMIHLVYGILAVLAIVLMLIPSRGRLDTTEPLTFNKIIASSTSLAVGIVSGIVGAGGAFVLIPVMLTILKIPVRTTIASSLAIVFISAIGGVIGKIFVGHIPVEPIIYTVLGSLIGASLGSRVSSMINVRFLRYALLLLVAVTAVKVWSSMF from the coding sequence ATGGATCTACTCCTGTTTTTCATCATGTTTATACTGGGTCTAATCGGTTCGTTCTTCTCCGGGCTGCTCGGCATTGGCGGGGCTATTATTAATTTCCCGCTCCTGCTGTATGTCCCGGAAATGGCCGGGCTGCAGCCTTTTACAGCTCATCAAGTGTCTGCTATCAGTATGTTTCAGGTATTTTTTGCGTCCCTTGCAGGGGTTCTTGCATTCCGCAGCAGGGCGAAAGCCGGGAAGGCGGGAGGTGCTGTCATTGACCCCGGACTGGTGCTGTATATGGGAAGCAGCATTTTAGTGGGCAGTTTGATTGGCGGTTTGATCTCGGGCCTGCTGGATGAACGGATGATTCATCTGGTATACGGCATTCTTGCTGTGCTTGCTATTGTACTCATGCTTATTCCAAGCAGGGGGCGGCTGGATACAACCGAACCGCTAACGTTTAATAAAATAATTGCTTCAAGCACCTCGCTTGCCGTTGGCATTGTGTCGGGCATCGTCGGGGCTGGAGGCGCTTTTGTACTCATTCCTGTGATGCTTACCATTCTGAAGATTCCTGTCCGGACAACCATTGCCTCCTCGCTTGCGATTGTGTTCATCTCTGCGATTGGTGGTGTTATCGGTAAAATTTTTGTTGGACACATTCCTGTCGAGCCGATTATTTATACGGTGCTCGGAAGTTTGATCGGTGCGTCCCTTGGCTCCAGAGTAAGTTCCATGATCAATGTCCGGTTTCTTCGATACGCACTGCTTCTCCTGGTTGCTGTAACAGCCGTGAAAGTCTGGAGCTCGATGTTTTAG
- a CDS encoding cupin domain-containing protein: MAKDDTVWEQAEPGVKRRIFKPGQSLMMMEVHFEKGSQGYEHSHPHEQMTYCLKGSFEFRINGEKHWLRQGEALNIPGGVVHGTIALEEGALLDTFTPLREDLLRIC, translated from the coding sequence ATGGCGAAGGATGACACGGTTTGGGAACAGGCCGAGCCTGGAGTGAAGCGTCGTATTTTCAAACCAGGTCAATCGCTAATGATGATGGAAGTACATTTTGAAAAAGGCTCGCAGGGTTATGAGCATTCCCATCCCCACGAGCAAATGACGTATTGTCTGAAAGGGAGCTTTGAGTTTCGGATTAATGGAGAGAAGCATTGGCTCCGCCAGGGCGAAGCTCTCAACATACCGGGTGGGGTGGTCCACGGTACCATTGCTCTTGAAGAAGGAGCGTTGCTCGATACCTTTACACCGCTTCGGGAGGACCTCTTGAGGATATGCTAA
- a CDS encoding polysaccharide lyase family 8 super-sandwich domain-containing protein, translating into MRRTISYISLFVLIFSLFGTIGSALPRVMAADEFDTLREKWKTVLTGDSFADIEDPDIANQIGLTVSVVQNDEGTGFWDTLQTGSNQTSCGCLWTDLTSTTVSAEIVYQYNRIRSMALAYATVGSSDPDSPAYNPLYENTALRDDIIGALDWMYANRYNPDLTIYNNWYHWELSGPRGLLDAVVLMYDDLTEARITNYMNAINKFTPDPNRAPQNSATATGANRVEKSWVVTLRGILIKDSAAVALGRDGLSDATTLSTSTSGVNNVFSYVSTGDGMHTDGSFIQHTKHPYFGNYGTTYLQYIVNFVYLLNGSIWEITDPESDNLYEWVYDTYEPGIYNGSLMSMLRGRTIAYSTADDHYYGFAAMQSILLLSSFVPASNANDYRSMVKEWIEKDTYRSFISGGNSIFYIKLAKELMSDTSTAARGELIGNIAFPESDRFIHLRPGIGFGLAMSSSRIARYESINGDNLHGWHMGDGMTYIYNQDLSQYDDNYWPTVNPYRLAGTTVDTGTLANAVGQSATTRVNWVGGASDGTYGIAGMQLDPYGGTLTGKKSWFMFDDEIVALGAGITSTSGRKIETIVDNRKLNGTGSNAFEVNGTAQSTSLTQGTQTNTSVNWMHLTGNTASGSDMGYYFPEAPTVKTLRETRTGKWTDIHSSSLATDTLTNRFQTIWFDHGTASGDTGYQYALLPNLSTSQTADYAANPDYTVLENSTEAQAVKENHLNLTAVNFWNSVSKTVGGITSDSKASVMLKLSEAEAEVTVSDPTQANTGSIQLEINSSASGVLSADPGITVTQLSPTIKLSVNVNGQKGGSLHVRFGLTPGNAGDLAAPVISALSGGKGQATLSWAPVSGASGYHIKYGTTPGVYSSTLDVGTATTGTVTELLNGTTYYYVVAAYNTVGEGEPSAAVHLLSALPAADAYVRDGTYAATNYGTVNSLVVKNSSSGYTRTSYLQFDVSAFSSPVSEAKIRLVPTYVGAASNVNAIAVATGNWTETDIVWNNKPSTGTVIGDWTGMAVGVPVEINVTAQVNAAITAGDSLSLTVYNPSSTGNNGDVVYGSKEQMLASACPVLAIIQ; encoded by the coding sequence GTGAGAAGAACGATTTCATATATAAGCTTGTTTGTTCTTATTTTTTCGCTGTTCGGTACCATAGGAAGCGCTTTACCCCGAGTGATGGCCGCTGATGAATTCGATACGCTCAGAGAAAAGTGGAAGACTGTGCTCACAGGCGATTCGTTTGCAGACATTGAGGATCCCGACATTGCCAACCAAATTGGACTCACTGTTAGCGTGGTACAAAATGACGAAGGGACCGGCTTCTGGGATACGCTCCAAACGGGCTCGAACCAGACGAGCTGCGGTTGTCTATGGACGGATCTGACCAGCACAACAGTCTCTGCGGAAATCGTCTATCAATATAACCGGATCCGGTCAATGGCGCTGGCCTATGCGACAGTCGGAAGCAGTGATCCCGATTCACCGGCCTACAATCCGCTCTATGAGAACACCGCGCTGCGCGACGATATCATTGGAGCCTTGGACTGGATGTACGCGAACCGTTACAACCCCGATCTAACCATCTACAATAACTGGTATCACTGGGAGCTGTCCGGTCCAAGGGGACTGCTGGATGCTGTCGTGCTGATGTATGACGACTTAACCGAAGCGCGAATTACCAACTATATGAATGCAATCAACAAATTCACCCCTGATCCAAACCGGGCTCCCCAAAACAGCGCTACCGCTACCGGGGCAAATCGTGTGGAGAAAAGCTGGGTGGTTACACTTCGTGGCATTCTGATCAAAGATAGCGCGGCGGTCGCGCTTGGCAGAGATGGACTCAGCGACGCTACCACACTCTCAACCTCCACAAGTGGAGTGAATAACGTATTTTCCTATGTGAGTACAGGAGACGGCATGCATACTGACGGCTCGTTCATTCAGCATACCAAGCATCCTTACTTCGGCAATTATGGGACGACATACTTACAGTACATTGTCAATTTCGTCTACCTGCTGAATGGCTCCATTTGGGAAATAACAGACCCGGAAAGCGACAATCTGTATGAGTGGGTATATGACACCTATGAACCGGGGATCTACAACGGCTCGCTGATGTCCATGCTGCGTGGGCGAACCATCGCCTATTCCACCGCAGATGATCACTACTATGGTTTTGCTGCAATGCAATCGATCCTACTCTTAAGCTCCTTCGTGCCTGCATCCAATGCTAACGATTATCGGAGTATGGTTAAGGAATGGATTGAGAAGGATACGTACCGAAGCTTTATCAGCGGAGGTAACTCGATTTTCTACATCAAGCTGGCCAAGGAACTGATGAGTGATACTTCGACTGCCGCCCGGGGAGAACTCATCGGAAATATTGCTTTCCCTGAGTCCGATCGGTTCATACACCTTCGTCCGGGTATTGGCTTTGGGCTTGCGATGTCCTCCAGCCGGATTGCCCGGTACGAATCGATCAACGGGGATAATCTGCATGGCTGGCATATGGGCGACGGCATGACCTATATCTACAATCAGGATCTCAGTCAGTACGATGATAACTACTGGCCAACGGTCAATCCGTACAGGCTGGCAGGCACGACGGTGGATACGGGAACACTCGCCAATGCGGTCGGACAGAGTGCTACGACCAGGGTGAATTGGGTAGGCGGCGCAAGTGATGGAACGTATGGCATTGCTGGCATGCAGCTCGATCCATACGGTGGAACGCTGACCGGCAAGAAGTCCTGGTTCATGTTCGACGATGAGATTGTCGCCCTTGGAGCAGGAATTACAAGCACTTCGGGCAGAAAGATCGAGACGATTGTCGATAACCGCAAGCTGAATGGGACAGGAAGCAATGCCTTCGAGGTGAATGGAACGGCGCAATCCACCTCCCTTACGCAAGGAACACAGACGAATACCAGTGTGAATTGGATGCACCTTACAGGCAATACGGCCAGCGGATCGGATATGGGGTACTATTTCCCCGAAGCACCGACGGTGAAGACGCTGCGCGAGACGCGCACCGGCAAGTGGACGGATATCCACTCCAGCTCTCTGGCTACTGATACGCTGACGAACCGGTTCCAGACGATATGGTTCGACCACGGGACAGCATCCGGGGACACGGGCTATCAGTACGCCCTGCTTCCTAATCTAAGCACATCGCAGACGGCGGATTACGCGGCCAATCCGGATTACACAGTGCTTGAGAATTCAACAGAGGCACAAGCAGTGAAAGAGAACCATCTGAATCTGACAGCGGTGAACTTCTGGAATTCGGTTAGCAAAACCGTCGGCGGTATTACCAGTGACAGCAAAGCTTCTGTGATGTTAAAGCTGTCTGAGGCAGAGGCGGAGGTGACGGTATCCGATCCTACCCAGGCCAATACCGGAAGCATTCAGCTGGAGATCAACAGCAGCGCTTCGGGTGTACTCTCGGCCGATCCGGGGATTACCGTCACTCAATTAAGCCCAACGATTAAGCTCTCGGTTAATGTGAATGGCCAAAAGGGAGGTTCTCTGCATGTGAGGTTTGGCCTTACGCCCGGAAATGCCGGGGATCTGGCGGCGCCAGTGATTAGCGCCCTGTCTGGCGGGAAGGGTCAGGCGACTCTGAGCTGGGCACCTGTCAGCGGAGCGAGCGGATATCACATTAAATATGGCACTACACCGGGAGTCTATTCCTCCACGCTGGATGTAGGAACAGCCACAACAGGTACAGTTACAGAACTGTTGAATGGCACAACCTATTATTATGTGGTTGCCGCGTATAATACAGTGGGAGAGGGCGAGCCTTCGGCAGCTGTCCATCTGTTAAGTGCTCTGCCGGCTGCGGATGCTTACGTACGCGACGGTACGTATGCTGCTACCAATTACGGTACAGTGAATTCCCTGGTGGTCAAGAACAGCTCCAGCGGATATACGCGCACATCGTATTTACAGTTTGATGTGTCCGCTTTCAGCTCCCCAGTCTCGGAGGCCAAGATCAGGCTGGTGCCGACCTACGTTGGGGCGGCCAGTAATGTAAATGCTATAGCTGTAGCCACCGGGAATTGGACAGAGACGGATATTGTCTGGAATAACAAGCCTTCTACAGGCACGGTAATTGGCGATTGGACCGGAATGGCTGTGGGTGTTCCGGTGGAGATTAATGTGACTGCGCAGGTAAATGCTGCGATCACAGCCGGCGACTCGCTGTCGCTCACGGTATACAATCCTTCCAGTACAGGAAACAACGGAGACGTGGTTTATGGCTCCAAGGAACAGATGTTGGCTTCTGCCTGTCCCGTTTTGGCAATCATACAATAA
- a CDS encoding glycoside hydrolase family 88 protein: protein MVTEPIPALPDKRRIKSAIEDAVAKVKANLQRHGGDFPHIGMGRNKEYDWGSNEDWIEGFYTGLVWLCYEYDGDPYFRQQAELQVNDFAARLEAKVLLDHHDIGFLYGPSAFAGWVVTGNEAFKSLTLRAADHLLGRWRETAGVIQAWGPEGDPENGGRIIIDCLMNLPLLYWAGSMTGNDRYAVIAKAHAEKARRFLVRGDDSSYHTFYFDPHDGGAIRGGTHQGFRDGSTWTRGQAWGIYGFALSYRYTGDPDYLETSKRMARYFIERIPEDGVVYWDFDVPVDKDTIRDSSASAIAACGLLELLSLLEPDDELRPQLQAALYRTMEALTGAFSTIGHPEAEGLIDHGSYYVRGDLGLDGYMIWGDYYYLEALMRIWNGIPGYWYERPQADNAAVL, encoded by the coding sequence ATGGTCACAGAACCAATTCCGGCGCTGCCGGACAAGCGGCGAATCAAAAGCGCTATCGAAGACGCCGTAGCCAAAGTGAAGGCGAATTTGCAGCGGCACGGCGGAGATTTTCCCCATATCGGAATGGGAAGGAATAAAGAGTATGACTGGGGTTCGAATGAGGACTGGATCGAAGGTTTCTACACCGGACTTGTATGGCTCTGTTATGAGTATGACGGTGATCCTTACTTCAGGCAGCAAGCCGAGCTGCAGGTGAACGACTTTGCAGCACGGCTTGAGGCGAAGGTGCTGCTGGATCATCATGATATTGGATTCCTGTATGGTCCTTCCGCCTTTGCCGGTTGGGTAGTTACAGGTAATGAGGCTTTCAAGTCACTCACGCTGCGTGCGGCCGATCATCTGCTTGGCAGATGGAGAGAGACTGCGGGAGTCATTCAGGCCTGGGGACCGGAGGGTGATCCGGAGAATGGAGGACGGATCATCATCGATTGTCTGATGAACCTACCCTTGCTGTATTGGGCGGGGTCCATGACGGGGAATGACAGATATGCGGTTATTGCAAAGGCACATGCGGAAAAGGCTCGCCGTTTTCTCGTAAGAGGGGATGATTCGTCGTATCATACGTTCTATTTTGACCCACACGACGGAGGGGCCATTCGTGGGGGGACCCATCAGGGCTTCCGGGACGGCTCGACATGGACGCGGGGTCAGGCATGGGGTATCTATGGTTTCGCTCTTTCCTATCGCTATACCGGCGATCCGGATTATCTGGAAACGTCGAAGCGAATGGCCCGCTATTTTATCGAGCGCATCCCCGAAGATGGAGTGGTCTATTGGGATTTCGACGTCCCCGTTGACAAGGATACCATCCGGGACAGCTCCGCCTCGGCCATTGCGGCATGCGGCTTGCTGGAGCTGCTGTCCCTACTGGAACCGGATGACGAGCTGCGGCCACAGTTGCAAGCCGCTTTATACCGGACGATGGAAGCTCTGACGGGAGCATTTTCGACCATTGGACATCCGGAGGCGGAAGGACTGATCGACCACGGCTCCTATTATGTAAGAGGTGATCTGGGACTCGACGGCTATATGATATGGGGCGACTATTATTATCTGGAAGCGTTGATGCGGATCTGGAATGGTATACCGGGTTACTGGTATGAGCGTCCACAGGCGGACAATGCTGCGGTTCTGTAA
- a CDS encoding heparinase II/III family protein translates to MNHIRLNQLLKSAADPAFRDAMEQLGARVKEAGLIGYEISAGERGQWSHYYYCPLDGTKLGFDWSLPDAHKCLACGTVWQGEPYDGAWVTLANAKIGRMMRDVALHSLIHGEDDAFSQVREVLLRYARYYTGYEIHGNIPYNGPGKLFAQTLDEAHWIIDLSYAYAFVHNRLEPEDRESIRERLLRPCVEFLTMYRERQIHNHAILITSAIGIVGFLLGDEVLLNSSLYDPFGLYDQLAYGVLEDGLWYEGNFHYHYYAFDSLLKYAILVEGTQWDLCKHPAMKRLFDFPLGYLLPDGTLPNINDASFDKKLADLAPYYEVAYAWYGSERYAELLRLAYGYETTLGLSFAQTRRDSFEALAFGQSLIRTKGGRDLTQMLVSDRSSAASGLTKLVNRRGWHVLVKHSTFGGEHDHMDRLGLSFGTGRVPMFVDPGTTAYGVPAHYGWFKHTYAHNTVALNGQDQPPADGEWVQYLRESWGSLIESRVSWIGEPVSYRMKDFILLPKEMCTWDAGAYRGTCIRRINILTEETLLDIVKVSVSASRDIDLLYHISGTLEESGAQWRSWPGRLCALSTEWMDDMQHGDRYSEASYRWKVGDGELLQASWCSEVIEPFLARTPDIPMSGSRQTLCQRVQSGGAREVVFVSAFRYHTEDELNLSSENEGLRTMKRLSFEVTDCGAGEFLIRLGTRGKKQVWRLLWSDQAAVVELTN, encoded by the coding sequence ATGAACCATATTCGGCTGAATCAGCTTCTCAAGAGCGCAGCGGACCCCGCCTTCCGGGACGCGATGGAACAGCTTGGAGCACGAGTCAAGGAGGCAGGGCTGATCGGTTATGAAATAAGTGCTGGGGAACGGGGGCAATGGTCTCATTATTACTACTGTCCCCTTGACGGGACGAAGCTTGGCTTTGATTGGTCTCTTCCCGATGCCCATAAGTGCCTGGCCTGCGGCACAGTATGGCAGGGCGAACCTTATGATGGTGCATGGGTCACGCTGGCGAATGCCAAGATCGGGAGGATGATGCGGGATGTGGCACTACACAGTCTGATTCATGGAGAGGATGACGCATTCAGCCAGGTCAGGGAGGTTCTGCTGCGGTATGCCCGGTACTATACGGGCTACGAGATTCACGGAAACATCCCCTATAATGGTCCGGGCAAGCTGTTCGCACAGACACTGGATGAGGCCCATTGGATCATCGATCTGAGCTACGCCTATGCTTTCGTTCATAACAGGCTAGAGCCTGAAGATCGTGAGTCCATCCGGGAGAGACTGCTGCGGCCATGCGTCGAATTTCTCACCATGTACAGGGAGCGGCAAATTCACAATCATGCTATTCTGATTACCTCGGCCATAGGCATTGTGGGATTTCTGCTTGGAGATGAAGTGCTTCTGAACAGCAGTTTGTACGATCCTTTTGGCTTATATGATCAATTGGCTTACGGCGTGCTGGAGGACGGCCTTTGGTATGAGGGGAATTTCCACTACCATTATTACGCCTTCGACTCGCTGCTGAAATACGCCATTCTGGTCGAAGGCACCCAGTGGGATCTGTGTAAGCACCCTGCAATGAAGCGTTTGTTCGATTTTCCGCTGGGGTATCTGCTCCCAGACGGCACACTGCCCAATATCAACGATGCCAGCTTTGACAAAAAATTGGCGGATCTCGCTCCTTATTACGAGGTGGCATATGCCTGGTATGGATCAGAGCGTTACGCCGAACTACTGCGGCTTGCCTATGGTTATGAAACGACACTTGGGCTTTCATTTGCCCAAACCCGGCGTGATTCGTTCGAAGCACTGGCGTTCGGCCAGTCGCTGATAAGAACGAAGGGAGGGAGAGATCTGACGCAAATGCTTGTATCCGACAGGTCATCGGCAGCCAGTGGGTTGACGAAACTGGTCAACCGCAGAGGATGGCATGTACTGGTCAAGCACAGCACGTTCGGCGGGGAACATGACCATATGGACCGTCTTGGCCTCTCGTTCGGCACAGGCCGGGTGCCGATGTTTGTTGATCCGGGAACGACGGCTTACGGGGTGCCTGCCCACTACGGCTGGTTCAAACACACTTACGCGCATAATACGGTTGCGTTGAACGGTCAGGATCAGCCTCCGGCTGACGGAGAATGGGTTCAATACCTCCGGGAATCCTGGGGGAGCCTCATCGAGAGCCGGGTTAGTTGGATCGGTGAACCCGTATCTTACCGAATGAAGGACTTCATCTTGCTTCCCAAAGAAATGTGCACATGGGATGCCGGCGCATACCGTGGCACCTGTATTCGGCGGATCAATATCCTCACGGAAGAGACCTTGCTGGATATTGTGAAAGTCAGCGTTTCCGCAAGCCGGGACATAGACCTGCTGTACCATATCAGCGGGACTCTGGAGGAGTCCGGAGCGCAGTGGCGATCCTGGCCTGGCAGGCTCTGTGCATTGTCAACCGAATGGATGGATGATATGCAGCACGGGGATCGCTATTCGGAAGCGTCGTATCGCTGGAAGGTGGGAGACGGAGAGCTGCTCCAGGCGAGTTGGTGCTCAGAGGTGATCGAACCATTTCTGGCCCGGACGCCCGATATTCCAATGAGCGGCAGCCGCCAGACGCTCTGCCAGCGGGTGCAGAGCGGAGGTGCTCGAGAGGTCGTATTTGTGAGCGCTTTCAGATATCATACGGAGGACGAATTAAATCTATCTTCCGAAAACGAGGGCTTAAGGACGATGAAAAGGTTGTCCTTTGAGGTAACTGACTGCGGCGCAGGAGAATTTCTGATTCGATTAGGCACGAGGGGCAAGAAACAGGTATGGAGACTGCTGTGGTCTGACCAGGCAGCGGTTGTTGAGCTAACGAATTAG
- a CDS encoding carbohydrate ABC transporter permease, whose protein sequence is MAVLILFPIVIAFLGSFKSNAELTAGATFLPKAWHPSNYADVWKLANFSRYTWNSVFVSVFATIGTLLVASLSAYAVDRMDFIGKKFYVGLQASTMFISIGAVVLRPQFELMVGLNLQTSLWAVIIILVSGHASTYFILVSFMRGIPRELDEAAMIDGCSRLWIYSRIVLPLLAPGLGVAGLFTFRHAWNEYILPLVFTMSQPNLQVLTVGLASLRYGISAASQTHYMMAGAVLSMLPMLVAYVVANKSFMQMTAGSIKG, encoded by the coding sequence ATGGCGGTATTGATTCTGTTTCCGATTGTGATTGCCTTTCTTGGATCGTTTAAATCGAATGCCGAATTAACCGCTGGCGCGACATTTCTGCCGAAGGCGTGGCATCCCTCAAACTATGCGGATGTTTGGAAGCTGGCGAACTTCTCCAGATATACCTGGAACAGTGTGTTCGTTTCGGTCTTCGCAACAATTGGCACACTTCTTGTCGCATCGCTTTCGGCCTATGCGGTTGACCGAATGGATTTTATCGGCAAAAAGTTCTACGTGGGCCTGCAAGCCTCCACGATGTTCATTTCCATCGGCGCCGTGGTACTGCGTCCGCAATTTGAGCTCATGGTGGGCCTGAATTTACAAACGTCGCTGTGGGCAGTAATCATCATCCTTGTCAGCGGGCACGCTTCAACCTACTTTATACTGGTCAGCTTCATGCGGGGTATCCCGAGAGAATTGGATGAAGCGGCCATGATTGACGGCTGTTCCCGGCTGTGGATCTATTCGCGGATTGTCCTACCTCTGCTGGCTCCGGGTCTTGGGGTAGCCGGGTTGTTCACCTTCCGGCATGCCTGGAACGAGTATATCCTACCGCTCGTCTTCACGATGAGCCAGCCGAATCTTCAAGTGCTCACTGTCGGCCTGGCCAGCCTGCGTTACGGAATATCCGCAGCTTCCCAGACCCACTACATGATGGCGGGGGCCGTCCTGTCTATGCTGCCTATGCTGGTTGCTTACGTGGTGGCAAACAAGTCGTTCATGCAGATGACGGCCGGCTCGATTAAGGGCTAG
- a CDS encoding sugar ABC transporter permease, with amino-acid sequence MRKLQQKLPGFWFSLPSLVLTLIFSVYPIVWAMRYMFYDYKGYGTERFVGLDNFVRLLSDEAYWNSVVNTFVYAGGKLVITLPLALILAVILNRGIRGKGFLRSVYFLPTIISASVMSVVFFTVFNSYNGVLNQLLVRFGIVERNIDWLGVDKAMLTVILIAAWGAIGNYMLLLIAGLQSIPDDIYESASLDGANAWQKFIYMTIPMLGPVLQMVIMLAIINSLKGYESIMVLTEGGPIGKTEVMFMYVYKLFFPISTSSNSVEQQLGYGSAVGFTTALIVGAVTLFYFRLSKSLNRVH; translated from the coding sequence GTGAGAAAGCTGCAGCAGAAGCTCCCGGGTTTCTGGTTCTCGCTGCCCAGTCTGGTGCTTACGTTGATATTTAGCGTGTATCCGATCGTCTGGGCTATGCGATATATGTTTTACGATTACAAAGGTTACGGTACGGAGCGTTTCGTCGGGCTCGATAACTTCGTCCGGCTGTTGTCGGACGAAGCGTATTGGAACTCAGTTGTCAATACATTCGTCTATGCGGGCGGCAAACTGGTAATTACGCTGCCGCTTGCGCTAATCCTGGCGGTTATTTTGAACCGGGGGATTCGAGGTAAAGGCTTTTTGAGGTCGGTTTATTTTCTGCCAACCATCATAAGTGCTTCGGTTATGTCAGTCGTATTTTTTACTGTTTTCAACTCGTACAACGGTGTGCTTAATCAATTACTCGTACGTTTCGGAATTGTGGAACGGAATATCGATTGGCTCGGCGTCGATAAAGCCATGCTGACCGTGATCCTGATTGCGGCCTGGGGCGCGATAGGCAACTATATGCTGCTGTTAATCGCCGGATTGCAGAGCATCCCGGATGACATATATGAGAGTGCTTCGCTGGATGGTGCAAATGCTTGGCAGAAGTTCATCTATATGACGATTCCGATGCTGGGTCCAGTGCTTCAGATGGTCATTATGCTTGCCATTATCAACTCCTTGAAGGGCTATGAGAGTATTATGGTACTTACTGAAGGTGGCCCGATCGGAAAAACTGAGGTTATGTTCATGTATGTCTACAAGCTCTTTTTCCCGATCTCTACGTCGAGCAATTCTGTGGAGCAACAGCTTGGTTACGGAAGTGCGGTAGGATTCACAACGGCTCTAATCGTCGGTGCAGTAACTCTGTTTTACTTCAGGTTATCGAAAAGCTTGAATCGAGTCCATTAA
- a CDS encoding extracellular solute-binding protein, with protein sequence MKKSMAMFLGLVLLVGLTACSSSASNGASSDQPSQSAGAGSEEKTKISYWTVDRHDSDYIKQKIDEFNATNKDNIEVEYVVKADDYAQALDLSFTANQAPDVFRVKEGTIQMYYKKGYMAPIDKYLTEEQKQEFMAMADLNQFDGKMYSLPNYGNTMRLIYNKDLFEKAGIQNPPTSLAEMVEDAKLLTEAGKDIGAYGFALPFKSPNSAWDRSARVIAEMSGFGGFGFDFKTARYDFAGFKEIAKAFKQMYDDGSTIPGMEALDIDPLRAQFAEGKIGMYLSYSSEPGVYKTQFPAKIDWAAAPAPTIDGTVKGASGFLGGQWLAISAASDKKDAAWKFINYMYGDQILQDYHEQGYGISMVSSIIDKAKQPDLKGIEGFLPNKNDGVWPIKPTVNVEGSGYQETFFKYMLQGGDLDKDVESLNKRYNAALDKAIETGDVKIEADPDFDPAKLGGAFAQ encoded by the coding sequence ATGAAGAAAAGTATGGCAATGTTCCTGGGGTTGGTATTATTGGTTGGCCTTACCGCCTGCAGCAGCAGCGCTTCCAATGGGGCGAGTTCAGATCAGCCATCTCAGAGTGCGGGAGCTGGGTCCGAGGAGAAGACGAAGATTTCGTATTGGACAGTTGATCGTCATGACTCGGATTATATCAAGCAAAAGATCGATGAATTCAATGCCACCAATAAGGACAATATCGAAGTTGAGTATGTGGTGAAAGCGGATGATTACGCGCAAGCGCTCGATTTATCCTTTACGGCTAATCAGGCTCCCGATGTATTCCGGGTCAAAGAAGGCACGATTCAGATGTACTACAAAAAAGGCTACATGGCCCCGATCGACAAGTATTTGACGGAAGAACAGAAACAGGAGTTTATGGCCATGGCCGACTTGAATCAATTTGACGGCAAAATGTACAGTCTTCCAAACTACGGAAATACGATGCGCCTTATCTATAACAAGGATCTCTTTGAAAAGGCGGGTATTCAGAACCCGCCGACATCGCTCGCGGAGATGGTAGAAGACGCAAAGCTGCTGACGGAAGCCGGGAAGGATATTGGTGCATATGGTTTTGCGCTGCCTTTTAAGAGTCCAAACAGTGCCTGGGATCGTTCGGCGAGAGTGATCGCAGAAATGAGCGGCTTCGGCGGCTTCGGTTTCGACTTCAAGACAGCCCGCTACGATTTCGCCGGCTTTAAGGAAATCGCCAAGGCTTTCAAGCAGATGTACGACGACGGAAGCACTATCCCGGGAATGGAAGCACTGGATATTGACCCGCTGCGTGCACAATTCGCGGAAGGCAAGATCGGCATGTATCTATCCTACTCTTCCGAACCGGGCGTTTACAAGACACAATTCCCTGCCAAGATCGATTGGGCTGCGGCACCTGCTCCGACGATCGACGGCACAGTGAAAGGGGCCTCGGGCTTCCTGGGCGGACAGTGGCTGGCGATTAGCGCGGCTTCCGACAAAAAAGACGCTGCCTGGAAATTTATCAATTATATGTACGGAGATCAGATCCTGCAGGACTATCATGAACAGGGCTATGGCATCTCGATGGTGTCCAGCATTATCGACAAGGCGAAGCAGCCGGATCTCAAAGGTATTGAAGGCTTCTTGCCTAACAAGAATGACGGCGTATGGCCCATCAAGCCAACGGTAAATGTAGAGGGATCTGGCTATCAGGAAACATTCTTTAAGTACATGCTCCAGGGCGGCGATCTGGACAAGGACGTCGAATCTTTGAATAAGCGCTACAATGCGGCGCTAGATAAAGCGATCGAGACTGGGGACGTGAAGATTGAAGCTGATCCGGACTTTGATCCGGCGAAACTTGGTGGCGCTTTCGCTCAATAA